The Verrucomicrobium spinosum DSM 4136 = JCM 18804 genome includes a region encoding these proteins:
- a CDS encoding alpha/beta fold hydrolase, with the protein MLLLTLWGGGIIGAVLRVIRPAKGNTAKDPRNAPIPLAQHHLKRPDGSGLYVEVHGTADGIPLVLTHGWGLHGAEWNDLKRDLGDRFRLIVWDEPGLGRSSRPSNRDYSIEKLSHDLHAVVEFAGGGKTPVVLVGHSIGGMINLTFCRLYPAFLGTKVMGIVLTHTTPTNPTRTTSRAALYTALETPVLRPLMYLTIALSPLLWILNWLAYRNGLAHLSVMRGSFAGTETWEQVDFAAGFQTQASPAVVARGMLGMMSYDALPTLPAIGIPALIVAADKDSTTLPEASKVMEANIPNARMMTLSPAKHLGLIEHHQTFALAVSEFAYMCRAKWSGGIEKQ; encoded by the coding sequence ATGCTCTTACTGACTCTATGGGGTGGTGGAATCATCGGGGCAGTGCTTCGCGTGATCCGTCCCGCAAAAGGGAATACCGCGAAGGACCCGAGAAATGCGCCCATACCCCTAGCGCAACATCATCTGAAAAGGCCGGACGGTTCGGGCCTGTATGTGGAAGTGCACGGTACAGCAGACGGGATCCCGCTCGTGCTCACGCATGGGTGGGGACTGCACGGTGCGGAATGGAATGATCTCAAGCGTGATCTGGGAGATAGATTTCGTTTGATCGTGTGGGACGAGCCAGGATTGGGACGGTCGAGCCGACCTTCGAACCGCGACTACTCGATCGAAAAGCTGTCCCATGATCTGCACGCGGTGGTAGAGTTCGCTGGAGGCGGCAAGACACCCGTGGTTCTCGTGGGTCACAGCATTGGGGGAATGATCAATCTGACCTTTTGCCGCCTGTATCCTGCCTTTCTGGGAACGAAAGTGATGGGGATCGTGCTCACCCATACGACCCCTACAAATCCGACACGCACCACTTCCAGAGCGGCTTTGTACACTGCCCTGGAGACCCCCGTTTTGAGGCCGCTGATGTATCTTACAATTGCCCTCTCGCCTCTTCTTTGGATCCTCAACTGGTTGGCATACCGAAACGGACTGGCCCATCTCTCCGTGATGCGTGGATCTTTCGCCGGGACAGAAACGTGGGAACAGGTGGACTTTGCAGCTGGTTTCCAGACACAAGCATCACCGGCCGTCGTTGCACGTGGGATGCTTGGAATGATGAGTTACGACGCGCTCCCGACTCTGCCGGCCATTGGCATTCCTGCCTTGATCGTGGCGGCCGACAAGGACTCAACCACCCTGCCTGAGGCAAGCAAGGTCATGGAGGCGAACATCCCCAACGCTCGAATGATGACCCTCTCACCTGCCAAACACCTGGGGCTGATCGAGCACCATCAAACCTTCGCTCTCGCGGTAAGCGAATTCGCTTACATGTGCCGGGCGAAGTGGTCCGGGGGAATTGAAAAACAATGA
- a CDS encoding zinc-dependent alcohol dehydrogenase, whose product MKALCWHGKSDVRVDTVPDPKILEPTDAIIKITATAICGSDLHLFDGFMPTMEAGDILGHEPMGVVVEVGAGVKKLRPGDRVVVPFTISCGSCFFCNRGLYSCCDTSNPNAEMARKVMGQSPAGLFGYSHMLGGFAGGQAEYLRVPYADVGPVKIESDLPDDKVLFLSDIFPTGYMAAENAEIEPGDTVAVWGCGPVGQFVIQSCWIMGAGRVIAIDRVPERLAMAAGHGKAETLNFDHDDIYESLMSMTNGRGPDRCIDAVGTEAHGTGSWDAIIDKAKAAVMLGTDRPHALRQAIQCCRKAGTISIPGVYVGLLDNMPFGAAVNKGLTFKMGQTHVQRYLRPLLSRIESGEIDPSFVITHRLPLEQAPDAYKMFRDKQDGCVKVVLSP is encoded by the coding sequence ATGAAGGCACTTTGTTGGCATGGAAAGTCGGACGTACGGGTGGACACGGTTCCCGACCCGAAAATTTTGGAGCCCACCGACGCGATCATTAAAATAACAGCCACGGCCATTTGCGGCTCAGACCTGCATTTGTTCGATGGTTTTATGCCCACCATGGAGGCTGGAGACATCCTTGGGCACGAGCCCATGGGCGTGGTTGTGGAAGTGGGGGCTGGGGTGAAAAAACTCCGCCCCGGTGATCGGGTGGTGGTGCCCTTCACCATCTCCTGTGGAAGCTGCTTCTTCTGCAATAGAGGTCTGTACTCCTGTTGCGACACCTCCAATCCCAATGCAGAGATGGCCCGCAAAGTGATGGGGCAGTCGCCTGCGGGCCTTTTTGGCTACTCTCATATGTTGGGGGGCTTTGCCGGTGGTCAGGCGGAGTATTTGCGCGTCCCCTATGCGGATGTGGGGCCGGTGAAGATCGAATCCGACCTCCCGGACGACAAGGTGCTTTTTCTTTCAGACATCTTCCCCACGGGCTACATGGCTGCGGAAAATGCGGAGATTGAGCCGGGCGATACTGTGGCGGTCTGGGGCTGTGGTCCTGTGGGCCAGTTCGTTATCCAGAGCTGCTGGATCATGGGGGCGGGCCGTGTGATTGCCATCGATCGCGTACCTGAACGACTGGCGATGGCAGCGGGTCACGGCAAAGCGGAGACGCTCAACTTCGACCATGATGACATCTACGAGTCCCTCATGAGCATGACCAACGGCCGAGGGCCGGACCGGTGTATTGATGCCGTAGGAACGGAGGCCCATGGAACGGGTAGCTGGGATGCGATCATCGACAAAGCCAAGGCGGCTGTCATGCTGGGGACGGACCGGCCTCACGCATTGCGGCAGGCCATCCAGTGTTGCCGGAAGGCAGGCACCATCTCCATCCCCGGCGTCTATGTGGGATTGCTGGACAACATGCCCTTCGGTGCTGCAGTGAACAAGGGGCTGACGTTCAAGATGGGGCAGACCCACGTTCAGAGGTATCTCCGCCCCCTGCTTTCTCGCATTGAGAGTGGAGAAATCGATCCCTCCTTTGTGATCACTCACCGGCTGCCTCTGGAGCAAGCTCCGGATGCCTACAAGATGTTCCGCGACAAGCAGGATGGCTGCGTGAAAGTGGTGCTGAGCCCATGA
- a CDS encoding glycosyltransferase family 9 protein produces the protein MEKLILSNPLAPGDIVMMTAAVRDLHRAYPKRFLTDVRTPCPALWASNPYITPIRDNERGVRRIECRYPLIHRSNSAPYHFIHGFTQHLGEALGLPIEPTLFKGDIHLGNLEREWASQVAEITGSSHPFWIIAAGGKQDFTIKWWDTPRWQEVVDRFQGRIHFVQVGEEGHHHPPLRGVLDLRGKTCLRQLVRLVHHAQGVLCPVTSLMHLAAAVETRPAELTRPCVVVAGGREPPHWEAYPGHRFIHTMGALSCCSNGGCWRSRTIPLNDGDEKDLPQNLCLDVVGNLPRCMDIITPEQVVAQIESYFHAGGPWRYLTPDEADKLAGPMGWDRRELRFRRSRTHAHDTRWTGTAHGEAPLTPANVPARLTQAIKQLPQPVAGKHLEQRGVVICGGGLSYLPSVWVNVQMLRRHSCQLPVELWHFPGEVDPTMKQLLGDAGVTCIDAHQHMDILGLPRVGSGWELKPLAILYSTFEEVLFLDADNMAVRDPEYLFDDPHYRDTGAVYWPDYTSLVEDDPIWKICGVDYRDEPEFESGQILVNKLRHWRPLQLALWFNRHAAFFRHYFLGDKETFHFAFRYLEVPYSMPPFAIENLANKTMCQHDFSGRRIFQHRNLAKWSLHGRNTPIPGFELETEALQSLQQLKTLWPGRVATVPRWHEHPDRTRMMNAFAAALQSKAWHLYHEGGESCMVKLNAEGRVVSHPSSARFLYWDMKKAINRPRLVLSSEKGPVAELEKDPQGNWIGICTVGGDRKRIGVSQIRKAPHSEVTLPAYRSLISQPWALRIEGRLQRSLTLRADGVIGEGAGHMEMYWQLLTDEQGQTVLHLRNWDQLTTRMTWNPAGFWEGAWINEKEPVITLRPLRTHSTEQSPASLVSRAMSGMLFPSHRDWESDDFQRWCKAIREKSRYHRRQWEVITTLLLVEHLKVSQNLNRIIVLSPTDDSLVDGLANLELEVVCALDQDWSDLPPSHRRNKLLSAKREFNRRGITPWQVFEKRVRVWDSGGAIPEEENDDPEHTVIIWHNPFKKRHSSSGDTQCLDQLAATVPHCLLAVLVFDVSIEPAEIAANSRNGPPPRTLLEVREWLDPDGEHASASQLSNPSTGAFPGDSPVDNYVDCPPYQSAHHLRLRTPHGVITSVCVCFPHLKPRPDLAASAISTSSQAISPVNSWSHIHPSITLHQGANL, from the coding sequence ATGGAAAAGCTTATCCTGTCTAATCCACTCGCTCCGGGTGACATCGTCATGATGACGGCCGCGGTGCGGGATCTTCACCGTGCGTACCCCAAACGCTTTCTCACCGATGTGCGTACGCCATGCCCGGCCCTGTGGGCGAGCAATCCGTACATCACCCCCATCCGGGATAATGAAAGAGGGGTCCGCCGGATTGAATGCCGCTACCCTCTCATCCACCGGAGCAACTCCGCGCCCTACCACTTCATCCATGGATTTACCCAACATCTCGGTGAAGCGCTAGGGTTGCCCATTGAACCCACTCTCTTCAAAGGCGACATCCACCTCGGCAACCTCGAGCGGGAATGGGCATCACAGGTCGCTGAGATAACCGGCAGCAGCCACCCGTTCTGGATTATCGCGGCAGGCGGCAAGCAGGACTTCACCATCAAATGGTGGGACACTCCCCGCTGGCAGGAGGTGGTGGACCGATTTCAGGGACGCATTCATTTTGTGCAGGTAGGTGAAGAAGGGCACCATCACCCGCCGCTTCGTGGCGTGCTGGATCTCAGAGGCAAGACCTGCCTGCGCCAGTTGGTTCGCTTGGTCCACCATGCGCAGGGAGTGCTCTGCCCCGTGACATCGTTGATGCATCTGGCTGCCGCCGTTGAAACTCGGCCCGCAGAACTCACCCGACCTTGTGTGGTGGTGGCGGGAGGGAGGGAGCCTCCCCATTGGGAGGCCTATCCCGGACATCGCTTCATCCATACCATGGGAGCTCTGTCATGTTGCAGCAACGGCGGCTGTTGGCGCTCCCGCACTATACCTTTGAACGACGGGGACGAGAAAGACCTACCCCAGAACCTTTGCCTGGACGTGGTTGGCAACCTTCCACGCTGCATGGACATCATTACTCCCGAGCAGGTGGTGGCCCAGATCGAAAGTTACTTCCATGCGGGTGGCCCATGGAGATACCTTACTCCGGACGAGGCCGACAAACTGGCTGGCCCGATGGGATGGGACCGCAGAGAGTTGCGCTTTCGCCGATCCCGCACCCATGCGCATGACACTCGATGGACTGGCACGGCCCACGGTGAAGCCCCTCTGACCCCTGCGAATGTTCCCGCAAGGCTAACGCAGGCTATCAAACAGCTACCTCAACCCGTGGCAGGCAAACACCTGGAACAGCGAGGAGTGGTCATCTGTGGTGGAGGGCTTTCTTACCTTCCGTCAGTTTGGGTCAATGTCCAGATGCTGCGCCGCCATAGCTGCCAGCTGCCGGTGGAACTCTGGCACTTTCCTGGTGAAGTAGATCCGACGATGAAGCAACTACTAGGCGACGCTGGCGTCACCTGCATCGATGCTCATCAACACATGGACATCCTGGGCCTGCCTCGAGTGGGTAGCGGCTGGGAACTGAAGCCGCTGGCGATTCTCTACTCCACATTTGAGGAAGTGCTCTTTCTCGATGCCGACAACATGGCGGTGCGCGATCCGGAATATCTCTTTGATGATCCACACTACCGGGACACTGGCGCCGTTTACTGGCCCGACTACACCAGCCTCGTAGAAGATGACCCCATCTGGAAGATCTGCGGTGTAGACTACCGCGACGAACCTGAGTTTGAAAGCGGACAGATCCTGGTGAACAAGCTCCGCCATTGGCGACCCCTGCAGCTTGCTCTTTGGTTCAACCGGCACGCCGCCTTCTTCCGTCATTATTTCCTCGGGGACAAGGAAACCTTCCACTTTGCCTTCAGGTACCTGGAGGTGCCGTACTCGATGCCTCCATTTGCCATCGAGAATCTGGCCAACAAAACCATGTGCCAGCATGACTTCTCAGGTCGACGCATTTTCCAGCACCGCAATCTCGCCAAGTGGTCTCTTCATGGCAGGAACACTCCCATCCCGGGATTTGAGCTGGAAACCGAAGCGCTACAGAGCCTTCAACAGTTGAAGACGCTGTGGCCAGGAAGGGTTGCGACCGTTCCCCGCTGGCATGAGCATCCAGACCGCACACGCATGATGAATGCGTTTGCCGCAGCTCTCCAGTCGAAAGCCTGGCACCTGTACCATGAAGGCGGGGAAAGCTGCATGGTTAAGCTGAACGCTGAGGGACGCGTCGTCTCCCACCCCTCGTCCGCCCGCTTTCTCTACTGGGATATGAAGAAGGCCATCAACCGCCCTCGGCTCGTGCTTTCGTCCGAGAAAGGTCCCGTCGCAGAACTGGAAAAGGACCCTCAAGGCAACTGGATCGGAATCTGCACCGTTGGCGGAGATCGCAAGCGCATCGGTGTTTCCCAAATACGGAAGGCCCCCCACAGCGAGGTCACGCTTCCCGCGTATCGCTCCTTGATCTCCCAACCATGGGCATTGCGTATCGAGGGCCGCCTGCAACGAAGCCTGACGCTACGGGCGGACGGTGTGATCGGGGAAGGTGCCGGGCACATGGAAATGTACTGGCAACTGCTCACTGACGAGCAGGGACAAACCGTTCTGCATCTTCGGAATTGGGATCAACTCACCACCCGCATGACCTGGAATCCAGCCGGCTTCTGGGAAGGTGCCTGGATCAATGAAAAAGAACCCGTCATTACCTTGCGTCCCCTGCGGACTCACTCGACGGAGCAATCACCAGCATCGCTTGTTTCTCGTGCGATGTCAGGGATGCTTTTCCCGTCGCACCGAGACTGGGAGTCTGACGATTTTCAACGCTGGTGCAAGGCTATCCGCGAAAAGAGCCGATATCATCGCCGCCAATGGGAGGTGATCACCACGCTCCTCCTCGTGGAGCATCTGAAGGTAAGCCAGAACCTAAATCGCATCATCGTCCTAAGCCCCACAGACGACTCGTTGGTGGACGGGCTGGCGAATCTGGAGCTGGAGGTGGTGTGTGCCTTGGATCAGGATTGGAGCGATCTTCCTCCAAGCCATCGGAGGAACAAGCTTCTGAGCGCAAAGCGGGAATTCAACCGGAGGGGCATCACCCCTTGGCAGGTGTTCGAAAAAAGAGTGCGAGTATGGGATTCGGGTGGTGCCATCCCGGAGGAAGAAAATGATGATCCGGAACACACGGTCATCATCTGGCACAACCCCTTTAAGAAGCGCCACAGCAGCAGCGGTGACACCCAATGCCTTGATCAACTTGCCGCCACCGTACCGCATTGTCTGCTGGCGGTTCTCGTGTTTGACGTATCGATTGAGCCTGCCGAAATCGCAGCGAACTCTCGCAACGGCCCTCCCCCGCGCACCTTGCTGGAAGTCAGAGAATGGCTGGATCCAGATGGTGAGCATGCTTCTGCATCCCAATTGAGCAACCCTTCAACAGGAGCATTCCCCGGCGACAGCCCAGTTGACAACTATGTGGATTGCCCGCCCTACCAGAGCGCCCATCACCTGCGACTACGCACACCCCACGGGGTCATCACATCAGTCTGCGTCTGCTTCCCTCACCTGAAGCCTCGGCCTGATCTGGCTGCATCTGCCATCAGCACGTCTTCTCAAGCAATTTCGCCTGTCAACTCTTGGAGTCACATCCATCCCTCCATCACCCTGCACCAAGGAGCCAACTTGTGA
- a CDS encoding shikimate 5-dehydrogenase → MESYINRDTQLCMSLSGRPGNFGTRFHNFLYRELGLNFVYKAFTTGNLAGAITGIRALGIRGCAVSMPFKEDCIEYLDGLEPSAAGIMSVNTIVNTVGVLKGYNTDYTAVFSLLKSRGISTDLDFALRGSGGMAKAVACALRDAGFAKGIIVARNETAGPALASQYGYAWKQELGDETPGLLINVTPIGMTGGPEAARLAFSEAQVRTAQAVFDVVAIPAETPLIQLAGKFGKPCISGADVIVLQAVEQFVLYTGIRPGSDLITRAAALARQI, encoded by the coding sequence ATGGAATCCTACATCAACAGAGACACCCAGCTTTGCATGTCCCTCTCGGGCCGGCCGGGAAACTTCGGCACGCGGTTTCACAATTTCCTCTATCGGGAGCTGGGGCTGAACTTTGTTTACAAGGCGTTCACCACGGGGAACCTCGCGGGGGCGATCACGGGAATCAGAGCCTTGGGCATTCGGGGCTGTGCCGTCTCCATGCCCTTCAAGGAAGACTGCATCGAATACCTCGACGGGCTGGAACCATCCGCCGCAGGCATCATGTCAGTGAACACGATCGTCAATACTGTAGGGGTGCTCAAAGGCTACAACACGGACTACACCGCTGTCTTCTCTCTTTTGAAGTCACGCGGCATCTCTACCGATCTTGATTTTGCCCTGCGCGGAAGCGGAGGCATGGCCAAGGCCGTGGCCTGTGCTCTGCGCGATGCTGGTTTTGCCAAGGGCATCATCGTGGCTCGCAATGAAACTGCGGGGCCCGCGCTTGCCTCCCAATACGGCTATGCCTGGAAGCAGGAACTCGGGGATGAAACTCCAGGCCTCCTCATCAACGTCACGCCTATCGGCATGACCGGCGGCCCAGAGGCTGCGCGACTGGCTTTCTCAGAAGCACAAGTGCGGACGGCACAAGCCGTTTTTGATGTGGTCGCGATTCCCGCTGAAACACCGCTGATCCAGCTTGCAGGCAAGTTTGGCAAACCGTGCATTTCAGGGGCGGACGTCATCGTCCTGCAAGCGGTCGAGCAGTTCGTGCTCTACACCGGCATTCGTCCCGGGTCCGATCTCATCACTCGTGCTGCAGCATTGGCGCGGCAAATTTGA